A section of the Prionailurus bengalensis isolate Pbe53 chromosome C2, Fcat_Pben_1.1_paternal_pri, whole genome shotgun sequence genome encodes:
- the XIRP1 gene encoding xin actin-binding repeat-containing protein 1: protein MVKAQTQAAPTPATPTAAAEDLPLPAPPGLEGLPPPPPKESSKFHQQRQASELRRLYRHIHPELRKNLAEAVAEDLAEVLDSEEPTEGDVQCMRWIFENWRLDAIGDRERPPAREPVSGGDVQGTSRKFEEGSFANSTDQEPAGPPPSGGDVRAARRLFETKPLDELTGQAEALEAPVREPEASGDVRGTRMLFETRPLDRLGSRPSIQEQSPLELRSEIQELKGDVKKTVKLFQTEPLCAIQDAEGAIHEVKAACREEIQSNAVRSARWLFETQPLDAINRDPSQVRVIRGISLEEGARPDVSATRWIFETQPLDAIREILVDEKDFQASPDLMPPGPDVQQQKHLFETRALDTLKGDEESGARPPPKEEVVPGDVRSTLWLFEMKPLDTPRDKVQVGHLQRVGSREQEGLTSEHLCSDGSSALSLSQSAPQRDGVKGDVKAFKNLFETLPLDSIGQGEPSAHRDVSRAEGMDSAGQSQDIGSPVYAMQDGKGHLHALTSVSREQIVGGDVQGYRWMFETQPLDQLGRSPSTVDVVRGITRQEVVAGDVGTARWLFETQPLEVIHQREREERQEEGGKSQAGPQPEALPKGDVRTIRWLFETCPMSELAEKQGSEVTDPTTEAEARSCTWMFAPQPLDRPEGSRERHLQVSQMQAGAGQTDGHVFETEPLRASGRPCGRGPVRYCSRVEIPSGQVSRQKEVFQALEAGKGEDQGPRVLPEPIPVGSVHKFTWLFENCPMGSLAAESVRGGNLQEEQPTGPSGNKALERQETAAEGTLKALHTVPGILHHGGILMEARGPGELCLARYVLPGPGQGAPHVRKEELVSGELPRIVRQVLRRPDVDQRGLLVQEDPAGRLHLKPLRLPAPGGSGDVEDVDPEFQQLLACGLGASVTRTGLVMQETEQGLVSLTAYSLQPRLTGRAPERGSVQLLASCIDKGDLSGLHSLRWEPPADPGSVPTSEGAQKLPPAENIIHVPPLDPSMAMGHLRGPGKAVPLAGEGKREDSHTGHKGIAAAGESEGTTARPLGPGAPDLRAAMQNLRVATAEAQSLHQHVLSKHKQASTPGATSAPCQDGQRQASAAATVAAQSNAGPMAGGDPRIPAAPRKLL, encoded by the exons ATGGTCAAAGCCCAGACGCAGGCAGCCCCCACGCCGGCCACTCCGACGGCAGCTGCAGAAGAcctgcccctccccgcacccccaggCCTGGAGGGTCTGCCGCCACCGCCCCCCAAGGAGTCCTCCAAGTTCCACCAGCAGAGGCAAGCCAGCGAGCTCCGCCGCCTGTACAGGCACATCCACCCCGAGCTCCGCAAGAATCTGGCCGAGGCTGTGGCCGAGGACCTGGCCGAGGTCCTGGACTCTGAGGAGCCCACCGAGGGCGATGTCCAGTGTATGCGCTGGATCTTCGAGAACTGGCGGCTGGATGCCATCGGGGACCGCGAGAGGCCGCCGGCCAGGGAGCCCGTGTCGGGCGGGGACGTCCAGGGTACCTCCCGCAAATTTGAGGAAGGCTCCTTTGCCAACAGCACAGACCAGGAGCCTGCAGGACCCCCGCCATCCGGAGGGGACGTTCGTGCAGCCCGCCGGCTGTTTGAGACAAAGCCGCTGGATGAGCTGACCGGCCAGGCCGAGGCGCTGGAGGCCCCGGTGAGGGAGCCGGAAGCCAGCGGGGATGTCCGGGGTACCAGGATGCTCTTTGAGACGCGGCCGCTGGACCGCCTGGGCTCCCGCCCCTCCATCCAGGAGCAGAGCCCCCTGGAGCTGCGCTCAGAGATCCAGGAGCTGAAGGGCGATGTGAAAAAGACAGTGAAGCTGTTCCAGACAGAGCCACTGTGTGCCATCCAGGACGCAGAGGGTGCCATCCACGAGGTCAAGGCTGCGTGCCGGGAGGAGATCCAAAGCAACGCGGTGAGGTCTGCCCGCTGGCTCTTCGAAACGCAGCCTCTGGACGCCATCAACAGGGACCCCAGCCAGGTGCGGGTAATCCGGGGGATCTCCCTAGAGGAGGGGGCCCGGCCTGACGTCAGCGCAACCCGCTGGATCTTTGAGACACAACCCCTGGACGCCATTCGGGAGATCTTGGTGGACGAGAAAGACTTCCAGGCATCCCCAGACCTCATGCCTCCTGGTCCAGACGTCCAGCAACAGAAGCATTTGTTTGAGACCCGAGCATTAGACACTCTCAAGGGGGACGAGGAGTCTGGGGCACGGCCCCCACCCAAAGAGGAAGTAGTCCCTGGCGATGTCCGCTCTACCCTGTGGCTATTTGAGATGAAGCCCCTGGACACTCCTAGAGACAAGGTCCAAGTGGGTCACCTGCAGCGCGTGGGTTCCCGGGAGCAGGAGGGGCTCACGTCTGAGCATCTATGCAGTGATGGCTCCtcagctctgtccctctctcagaGTGCTCCCCAGAGGGATGGGGTGAAGGGGGACGTGAAGGCCTTCAAGAACCTTTTTGAGACCCTTCCCCTGGACAGCATTGGGCAAGGTGAGCCTTCGGCCCATAGGGATGTGAGCAGAGCCGAAGGAATGGATTCTGCTGGGCAGTCCCAGGACATAGGGTCCCCGGTGTACGCCATGCAGGATGGCAAAGGCCACCTCCATGCCCTGACCTCTGTCAGCAGAGAGCAGATAGTTGGAGGCGACGTGCAGGGCTACAGGTGGATGTTTGAGACACAGCCCCTGGACCAGCTGGGCAGAAGCCCCAGTACCGTGGACGTGGTGCGGGGTATCACCCGGCAGGAAGTGGTGGCCGGAGATGTAGGCACGGCCCGGTGGCTCTTTGAGACCCAGCCCCTGGAGGTCATCCACCAGCGGGAACGGGAAGAACGccaggaagaaggaggaaagagtcAGGCAGGTCCCCAGCCTGAGGCACTCCCAAAAGGTGATGTGCGGACCATCCGGTGGTTGTTTGAGACCTGCCCGATGAGTGAGTTGGCAGAGAAGCAGGGGTCAGAGGTCACAGACCCCACAACGGAGGCCGAGGCTCGGTCCTGCACCTGGATGTTTGCACCCCAACCCCTGGACAGGCCAGAAGGCTCCAGGGAGCGGCACCTGCAGGTCAGCCAGATGCAGGCTGGGGCCGGACAGACAGACGGGCATGTCTTTGAAACGGAGCCTCTGCGGGCCTCGGGCCGTCCCTGTGGAAGAGGGCCTGTGCGCTACTGCAGCCGCGTGGAGATCCCTTCGGGGCAAGTGTCTCGGCAGAAGGAGGTCTTCCAGGCCCTGGAGGCAGGCAAGGGGGAAGACCAGGGGCCCAGAGTACTCCCCGAGCCCATCCCTGTGGGCTCTGTGCACAAGTTCACCTGGCTCTTTGAGAACTGTCCCATGGGCTCCCTGGCGGCCGAGAGCGTCCGAGGGGGCAACCTCCAGGAGGAGCAGCCCACGGGCCCCTCAGGCAACAAGGCGCTGGAGAGGCAGGAGACTGCGGCTGAGGGCACCCTGAAGGCTTTGCACACTGTGCCTGGCATCCTGCACCATGGAGGCATCCTCATGGAGGCCCGGGGGCCAGGGGAGCTCTGCCTGGCCAGGTACGTGCTcccaggcccagggcagggggcacCCCACGTCCGGAAGGAGGAGCTGGTGTCTGGCGAGCTTCCCAGGATTGTGCGCCAGGTGCTGCGCCGGCCAGATGTGGACCAGCGGGGGCTGCTCGTTCAGGAGGACCCGGCGGGCCGGCTCCATCTGAAGCCACTGAGGCTGCCAGCTCCGGGCGGCAGCGGGGATGTCGAAGACGTGGATCCCGAGTTCCAGCAGCTGCTGGCTTGtggcctgggggcctcagtcacGAGGACCGGGCTGGTGATGCAGGAGACTGAGCAGGGGCTGGTCTCGCTGACCGCCTACTCCCTGCAGCCCCGGCTGACCGGCAGGGCCCCTGAGAGGGGCAGCGTGCAGCTGCTGGCCAGCTGCATCGACAAAGGAGACCTAAGCGGCCTGCACAGTCTGCGGTGGGAACCACCAGCTGATCCAGGTTCCGTGCCCACCAGCGAGGGGGCCCAGAAGCTGCCCCCAGCTGAGAACATCATCCATGTGCCCCCTCTGGACCCCAGCATGGCAATGGGGCATCTGAGAGGCCCGGGGAAGGCGGTGCCTCTGGCTGGGGAAGGGAAGCGGGAAGATAGCCACACCGGACACAAAGGGATAGCAGCTGCGGGAGAGTCGGAAGGAACCACAGCTAggcccctggggcctggggccccgGACCTCCGGGCCGCCATGCAAAATCTGCGGGTGGCCACCGCCGAGGCCCAAAGCCTGCACCAGCACGTCCTGAGCAAGCACAAGCAAGCCTCCACCCCTGGAGCCACCTCCGCACCCTGTCAGGATGGTCAGCGGCAGGCATCGGCTGCGGCCACCGTGGCTGCCCAGAGCAACGCTGGGCCTATGGCTGGAGGTGACCCCAGGATCCCAGCAGCCCCCAGAAAG cTGCTGTGA